The Pirellulimonas nuda genome includes a region encoding these proteins:
- a CDS encoding GspE/PulE family protein → MTALLTPQLSERSPAGPAAPAKKRLGEQLLSGGKITQAELEAALRQQTRGQRLGETLVKLGFVEEGDLLPFLAEQFDVPHALLREGLIDPAASRRIPRPLAEASRSLGLFCVHGVLTVAMANPRDLALVDRLEQHTGLQVRPVLALESAIMDLVGRVYGDGFQVETVTADMEEGAVSLNDEAIELDLEGLASSADESPVINLVNYILLQAVRQRASDIHIEAGPRNTTVRYRVDGMLREVLRPRREFHPAIISRIKVMAKMDIAEHRLPQDGRIHVVVDRREIDVRASTLPTVLGEKIVLRILDRGAVTFRLDELGIPPTQLGQLKAMLDRPHGLILATGPTGSGKTTTLYSAIELIKSVERNIVTVEDPVEYRLDLINQVHVNAGASLTFAKALRSILRQDPDVIMIGEIRDLETAETAVQAALTGHLVLSTLHTNDAASAVARLVDMGVAPFKIAASLLGVVAQRLLRRVCPHCRGLYYPPPAVLDAIHYTGDRSRQFVRGAGCQRCFDSGCLGRIGVYEMLPVGRELRDLIASGASLDAIRDWSHAAGFEPLLQQGLRAAEDGVVALDEVVRVAAGD, encoded by the coding sequence ATGACCGCTCTGCTAACCCCGCAGCTATCCGAGAGATCGCCCGCCGGCCCCGCGGCCCCCGCGAAGAAACGCCTCGGCGAGCAACTGCTCTCCGGCGGCAAGATCACCCAGGCAGAGCTGGAAGCGGCCCTGCGTCAGCAGACGCGCGGCCAGCGGTTGGGCGAGACCCTCGTCAAACTGGGCTTCGTCGAAGAGGGGGACCTGCTGCCGTTCCTGGCGGAGCAGTTCGACGTGCCGCACGCGCTGCTGCGCGAGGGGCTGATCGACCCGGCGGCGTCCCGGCGTATCCCCCGCCCGCTGGCCGAGGCCAGCCGCAGCCTGGGGCTGTTCTGCGTGCACGGCGTGCTGACCGTGGCGATGGCCAACCCGCGCGACCTGGCGCTGGTGGACCGCCTCGAACAGCACACGGGGCTGCAAGTGCGGCCCGTGCTGGCGCTCGAGTCGGCCATTATGGATCTGGTGGGCCGCGTGTACGGCGACGGCTTCCAGGTAGAGACCGTCACCGCGGACATGGAAGAGGGCGCCGTCTCGCTCAACGACGAGGCGATCGAGCTCGACCTGGAGGGCCTGGCGTCGAGCGCGGACGAGAGCCCCGTGATCAACCTGGTCAACTACATCCTGCTGCAGGCGGTCCGCCAACGCGCCAGCGACATCCACATCGAGGCCGGCCCGCGGAACACCACGGTCCGCTACCGCGTAGACGGCATGCTGCGCGAGGTGCTGCGGCCGCGGCGTGAGTTCCACCCGGCGATCATCTCGCGCATCAAGGTGATGGCCAAGATGGACATCGCCGAGCACCGCCTGCCGCAGGACGGCCGCATCCACGTGGTGGTGGACCGCCGCGAGATCGACGTCCGCGCCTCGACGCTGCCGACGGTGCTGGGAGAGAAGATCGTGCTGCGGATCCTCGACCGCGGCGCGGTGACCTTCCGGCTGGACGAGCTGGGCATCCCCCCCACGCAGCTGGGCCAACTCAAGGCGATGCTCGACCGCCCCCACGGGCTGATCCTGGCGACCGGGCCCACCGGCAGCGGGAAGACCACCACGCTCTACTCGGCGATCGAGCTGATCAAGTCGGTCGAGAGGAACATCGTCACGGTCGAGGACCCGGTCGAGTACCGGCTCGACCTGATCAACCAGGTGCACGTGAACGCGGGGGCGTCGCTCACGTTCGCCAAGGCGCTCCGGTCGATCCTGCGGCAAGACCCCGACGTCATCATGATCGGCGAGATCCGCGACCTGGAGACGGCCGAGACCGCCGTGCAGGCCGCGCTCACCGGGCACCTGGTGCTCAGCACGCTGCACACCAACGACGCGGCCAGCGCCGTCGCCCGGCTGGTGGACATGGGGGTGGCGCCGTTCAAGATCGCCGCGTCGCTGCTGGGCGTGGTCGCCCAGCGGCTGCTGCGCCGCGTCTGCCCGCACTGCCGCGGGCTGTACTACCCCCCCCCGGCGGTGCTGGACGCTATCCACTACACCGGCGACCGCTCGCGCCAGTTCGTCCGCGGCGCCGGCTGCCAGCGGTGCTTCGACTCTGGCTGCCTGGGACGCATCGGCGTGTACGAGATGCTGCCGGTGGGGCGTGAGCTGCGCGACCTGATCGCCAGCGGCGCTTCGCTGGACGCCATCCGCGACTGGTCGCACGCCGCGGGCTTCGAGCCGCTGCTGCAGCAGGGGCTGCGGGCGGCAGAAGACGGGGTCGTCGCCCTCGACGAGGTCGTCCGCGTGGCGGCCGGAGACTAA
- a CDS encoding STAS domain-containing protein has translation MPKHYQQGCIDVIALDERLTGDNVHEVHAALTGILQAGLPQAVIDLRGVRFIDSAGLECLCDFHTACRKHGGEMRLAAPGRVVRDVLRITGLDAQLGVSDDVIAAAGEFAQ, from the coding sequence ATGCCCAAGCACTACCAACAAGGTTGCATCGACGTGATCGCGTTGGACGAGCGCCTCACCGGCGACAACGTCCACGAGGTGCACGCTGCGCTCACCGGCATCCTGCAGGCCGGACTGCCGCAGGCGGTGATCGACCTGCGTGGCGTGCGGTTCATCGACAGCGCCGGGCTCGAATGCCTGTGCGACTTCCACACCGCGTGCCGCAAGCACGGCGGCGAGATGCGTCTCGCGGCGCCCGGCCGGGTGGTGCGCGACGTGCTGCGGATCACCGGGCTGGACGCCCAGCTAGGCGTCTCGGACGACGTGATCGCCGCGGCCGGGGAGTTCGCGCAATGA
- a CDS encoding sensor histidine kinase, which produces MNLGATLTRTGVSRALGVHALVVVLAVAVGLAAALAAPVLSPTALAVGAGVVLAVLLLASSWGMRRILRSTEVVERLLARFAEGAEDPNAFPELAVASPAAAGWNRLARLARRWTAVHELEQSVAAGLSNPEAGSLGSLIDSLADGVAATDAAGQLLQVNSAFAATCRAATCDELLGRPFGEVFTLPEPRAALVAETPAQKRLSFEFTTAGGFHARTLRVTRSPRYGDGERLDGHVWLVRDVTQHRLAEDMRDKFLETATHELRTPLANISAYAESLATVEDIDPESQKRFYNVIQSEAVRLSQLIDDLLDVSRMQAGALAIDRRETDLARLIDEVAQKVEGTMHAKQIDFHCELPPKMPKIAADKSKLAAALVNLLGNAAKYTPDGGRVTFRVDVGESKIEFAVTDTGIGIAPEELPRVFDRFFRSDDQRVKDIPGSGLGLSLTQEIARLHGGDLTVDSELHVGSTFRITFPIEGAE; this is translated from the coding sequence ATGAATCTAGGCGCTACCCTAACACGCACCGGCGTTTCCCGCGCGCTGGGGGTTCACGCCCTGGTGGTCGTGCTGGCCGTGGCGGTCGGCTTGGCGGCGGCGCTGGCGGCGCCCGTGCTGTCGCCTACCGCGCTGGCGGTCGGCGCCGGGGTCGTGCTGGCCGTGCTGCTGCTGGCCAGCAGTTGGGGGATGCGGCGGATCCTGCGCTCGACCGAGGTGGTCGAGCGGCTGTTGGCCAGGTTCGCCGAGGGCGCCGAAGACCCCAACGCGTTCCCCGAACTGGCGGTCGCCTCGCCGGCCGCGGCGGGGTGGAACCGGCTGGCCCGATTGGCGCGGCGCTGGACCGCGGTGCACGAGCTGGAGCAAAGCGTCGCCGCCGGGCTGTCGAACCCCGAGGCCGGCTCGCTGGGGAGCCTGATCGATTCACTGGCCGACGGCGTCGCCGCCACGGACGCGGCGGGGCAGCTTTTGCAGGTGAACTCTGCGTTTGCCGCTACGTGCCGCGCCGCCACCTGCGACGAGCTGCTGGGGCGTCCGTTCGGCGAGGTCTTCACGCTGCCCGAACCCCGCGCGGCCCTGGTGGCCGAAACCCCCGCTCAGAAGCGTCTGTCGTTCGAGTTCACCACCGCCGGCGGATTCCACGCCCGCACGCTGCGGGTGACGCGCTCCCCCCGCTACGGCGACGGCGAGCGCCTCGATGGCCACGTGTGGTTGGTGCGCGACGTCACCCAGCACCGCTTGGCCGAAGACATGCGAGACAAGTTCCTCGAGACGGCCACGCACGAGCTGCGGACGCCGCTGGCCAACATCAGCGCCTACGCCGAGTCGCTGGCGACGGTGGAAGACATCGACCCCGAGTCGCAGAAGCGGTTCTACAACGTGATCCAGTCCGAGGCCGTGCGGCTCTCGCAGCTGATCGACGATTTGCTAGACGTCAGCCGGATGCAGGCGGGCGCCCTGGCGATCGACCGCCGCGAGACCGACCTTGCACGGCTCATCGACGAGGTGGCGCAGAAGGTAGAGGGGACGATGCACGCCAAGCAGATCGACTTCCACTGCGAGCTGCCCCCCAAGATGCCCAAGATCGCCGCGGACAAGAGCAAGCTCGCCGCGGCGCTGGTGAACCTGCTGGGGAACGCCGCGAAGTACACCCCCGACGGGGGCCGCGTGACCTTCCGGGTCGACGTGGGCGAAAGCAAGATCGAGTTCGCGGTCACCGACACCGGCATCGGCATCGCGCCGGAGGAGCTGCCGCGCGTGTTCGACCGCTTCTTCCGCAGCGACGACCAGCGTGTGAAAGATATCCCCGGCAGCGGGCTCGGACTGTCGCTGACGCAAGAGATCGCCCGCCTGCACGGCGGCGACCTGACCGTCGACAGCGAGCTGCACGTCGGATCGACCTTCCGGATCACCTTCCCCATCGAGGGCGCCGAATAG
- a CDS encoding response regulator, whose protein sequence is MTSEATPQPRVLIAEDDPALADVLRLAFTRAGFAAQVAGNGLEALRIAGDSCFDVICSDYQMPMLDGEQFLTAVRSGGCSQDAVCLLCSAKTYELDCQRLRDALNLHAVFYKPFSLAEIAASAVEGLATRAAV, encoded by the coding sequence ATGACGTCCGAAGCCACACCCCAGCCACGCGTGCTCATCGCAGAAGACGATCCTGCACTGGCCGACGTGCTGCGGCTGGCGTTCACGCGGGCCGGGTTCGCCGCGCAGGTCGCGGGCAACGGGCTCGAAGCGCTGCGGATCGCCGGCGATTCGTGCTTCGACGTGATCTGCAGCGACTACCAGATGCCGATGCTCGACGGCGAGCAGTTCCTCACGGCGGTTCGTTCGGGGGGGTGCTCCCAAGACGCGGTTTGCCTGCTCTGCTCGGCCAAGACGTACGAGCTCGATTGCCAGCGGCTGCGGGACGCGCTGAACCTGCACGCCGTCTTCTACAAGCCCTTCAGCCTGGCCGAGATCGCCGCCTCTGCGGTCGAGGGGCTGGCGACGCGCGCCGCGGTCTAA
- a CDS encoding type II secretion system protein, producing the protein MKSQTKRSAFTLVELVIVVLILGILAAVAAPKMFNTAGEARTNATRHSLVIVRDAIQLYRAQNSALPGDLGTEADLKADLVSMLNGPFPSASVGNTGATVRITTAGTPLSATGAQSWAYDNVSGEFIVNHAVGATW; encoded by the coding sequence ATGAAGTCGCAGACGAAGCGTTCAGCGTTCACCTTGGTTGAGCTCGTGATCGTGGTGCTAATCCTCGGCATCTTGGCCGCCGTGGCCGCGCCGAAGATGTTCAACACCGCCGGCGAGGCCCGCACCAACGCCACGCGGCACTCGCTGGTTATTGTTCGCGACGCGATCCAGCTCTACCGGGCCCAGAACAGCGCGCTCCCCGGCGACCTGGGGACCGAGGCCGACCTCAAGGCCGACCTGGTTTCCATGCTCAACGGCCCGTTCCCCAGCGCGTCGGTCGGCAACACCGGCGCTACCGTTCGGATCACGACCGCGGGCACCCCGCTCTCGGCCACCGGCGCCCAGAGCTGGGCGTACGACAACGTCTCCGGCGAGTTCATCGTGAACCACGCCGTGGGCGCTACCTGGTAG
- a CDS encoding HD-GYP domain-containing protein, protein MHADTIAPQAPAVEALSRAFGTRLLTWSKAGQQWRCLEEADRHACPTLAPWLDEAAEAAAGKPVVRRVRGNLLFVGVSLGARPGGPHVAAGIVPADPQGFAQQLAEASLAAAQVQSHESGRQVLLESYADKLADSFEELTFLRKLSRHVEHCDATRGLADVAHTILPSLCELMAVEGLALYATTGDPRATRRIEGVVDSVGDLAAEAACWSETIEALAGGPQDVVVCNVARSETADLVPPAPEGVRAYVAASLKKDGVVYGWLLGVNKRPPKTGLSTPSNSLGHDEIGSMEASLLHAAAVMLATHAANARLFREKEELIDEAIHTLVGVIEAKDAYTCGHSDRVALVGRRLAEELGLSPKECHEVYLSGLLHDIGKVGVSDDVLLKPGALEPEEFAQIKRHPECGWRLLQRLKPLGNLLPGVLHHHEATDGSGYPHGLSGDAIPLVARILAVADGWDAMTSDRPYRAGMPLEKAEGILRNGSGSQWDSQIVDAFFAAREDVHQITATWRDHLERILALPWAADRIEKPTAAAAIAPTPTPTPEAFAEASAHLGSL, encoded by the coding sequence ATGCACGCAGACACCATTGCTCCGCAGGCGCCGGCGGTAGAGGCGCTATCCCGCGCCTTCGGGACGCGTCTACTTACCTGGTCCAAAGCCGGCCAGCAGTGGCGCTGCTTGGAAGAAGCCGACCGGCACGCCTGCCCCACGCTGGCGCCGTGGCTGGACGAAGCCGCCGAGGCGGCCGCGGGCAAGCCCGTGGTGCGGCGCGTCCGCGGCAACCTGTTGTTCGTGGGCGTCTCGCTCGGCGCCCGGCCCGGCGGGCCGCACGTGGCGGCGGGCATCGTGCCGGCCGACCCGCAGGGCTTCGCCCAGCAGCTCGCCGAGGCGTCGCTCGCCGCGGCGCAGGTCCAATCGCACGAATCGGGGCGGCAGGTGCTGCTGGAGAGCTACGCAGACAAGCTGGCCGACAGCTTCGAAGAGCTGACCTTCCTACGCAAGCTCTCTCGGCACGTGGAGCACTGCGACGCCACACGCGGGCTGGCCGACGTGGCCCACACCATCCTCCCCTCGCTGTGCGAGCTGATGGCGGTCGAGGGGCTCGCGCTCTACGCCACGACCGGCGACCCACGCGCCACGCGCAGGATCGAGGGGGTCGTCGACTCGGTCGGCGACCTGGCCGCGGAGGCCGCGTGCTGGAGCGAAACCATCGAGGCGCTCGCCGGAGGCCCGCAAGACGTGGTCGTCTGCAACGTCGCTCGCTCGGAGACCGCCGACCTGGTTCCCCCCGCGCCCGAGGGCGTTCGAGCGTACGTGGCGGCCTCGCTGAAGAAGGACGGCGTTGTCTACGGGTGGCTGCTCGGGGTGAACAAGCGCCCGCCGAAGACCGGCCTGTCGACCCCCAGCAACTCGCTGGGGCACGACGAGATCGGATCGATGGAGGCCTCGCTGCTCCACGCGGCTGCCGTGATGCTGGCCACCCACGCCGCCAACGCCCGGCTGTTCCGCGAGAAGGAAGAGCTGATCGACGAAGCGATCCACACGCTGGTCGGCGTGATCGAAGCCAAAGACGCCTACACCTGCGGGCACAGCGACCGCGTGGCGCTGGTCGGCCGGCGCCTAGCCGAAGAGCTCGGCCTCTCCCCCAAGGAGTGCCACGAGGTCTACCTCTCCGGCCTGCTGCACGACATCGGCAAGGTGGGGGTGAGCGACGACGTGCTGCTCAAGCCCGGCGCGCTCGAGCCAGAAGAGTTCGCCCAGATCAAACGCCACCCCGAGTGCGGCTGGCGGTTGCTGCAGCGGCTCAAGCCGCTGGGCAACCTGCTGCCGGGCGTGCTGCACCACCACGAGGCGACCGACGGATCCGGGTACCCCCACGGCCTGTCGGGCGACGCCATCCCGCTGGTCGCGCGCATCCTGGCCGTCGCGGACGGCTGGGACGCGATGACCAGCGACCGCCCCTACCGCGCGGGGATGCCGCTAGAGAAGGCCGAGGGGATCCTCCGCAACGGGTCGGGGTCGCAGTGGGACTCGCAAATCGTCGACGCGTTCTTCGCGGCCCGCGAAGACGTGCACCAGATCACGGCGACGTGGCGCGACCACCTCGAGCGGATCCTGGCCCTGCCGTGGGCCGCCGACCGGATCGAGAAGCCGACAGCCGCCGCCGCGATTGCGCCGACCCCAACGCCCACGCCGGAGGCCTTCGCAGAGGCGTCGGCGCACCTAGGGAGCCTCTGA
- a CDS encoding GspH/FimT family pseudopilin: MRRPRHANAFSLIDLVITVLIMGILAAVAGPRFAATSAGLRSEAVARRIAADLNYARRHAILNSRECTITFNLSPPGYAMVGVADPARVGRTYQVALSDLDGGAAVASAAFNSTRSVTYNAYGLPLAGSPAAALASGAVVVAVAGASRTIVVDKDTGEATLP, from the coding sequence ATGCGGCGGCCCCGCCACGCAAACGCGTTCTCGCTGATCGACCTGGTGATCACGGTGCTCATCATGGGCATCCTGGCCGCGGTGGCGGGCCCGCGCTTCGCCGCGACGTCGGCCGGGCTGCGCAGCGAGGCCGTCGCGCGACGGATCGCCGCGGACCTGAACTACGCACGCCGGCACGCGATCCTCAACAGCCGCGAGTGCACCATCACGTTCAACCTCAGCCCCCCCGGCTACGCGATGGTCGGCGTCGCCGACCCGGCGCGTGTCGGCCGCACGTACCAGGTGGCGCTGAGCGACCTCGACGGCGGCGCGGCCGTAGCCTCGGCGGCGTTCAACAGCACGCGGTCGGTCACCTACAACGCGTACGGGCTGCCGCTGGCCGGCAGCCCCGCGGCGGCGTTGGCGTCGGGGGCCGTGGTCGTGGCGGTCGCCGGCGCCTCGCGGACGATCGTTGTCGACAAAGACACCGGCGAGGCGACCCTGCCATGA
- a CDS encoding PulJ/GspJ family protein, protein MTRQQVRGLTLAEVVMSTFLIGLLLTGALRSVGASAKSWTAAAEAADGQALAQQLMAEIVGQPYEEQTQSPAFGPESGEVVTAGVRSGLDDLDDYNDWVDTPPKDRSGAALTGFAGWSRTADVQKTWPDDYSIRSDGGSDKGMRLVTVIATSPTGRKSTLKAYRTNAGGSLQPQGVQQTLVTWVGASLQAAGGPAVQGGTALPNHASDQ, encoded by the coding sequence ATGACCCGTCAGCAAGTCCGCGGGCTCACGCTCGCCGAAGTCGTGATGAGCACCTTCCTGATCGGCCTGCTGCTAACCGGCGCGCTGCGCAGCGTGGGGGCCTCGGCCAAGTCGTGGACCGCCGCCGCGGAGGCGGCCGACGGGCAAGCCCTGGCCCAGCAACTCATGGCGGAGATCGTGGGGCAGCCCTACGAAGAGCAGACCCAGTCGCCGGCGTTCGGCCCCGAGTCGGGCGAGGTCGTTACGGCCGGCGTCCGCAGCGGGTTGGACGACCTAGACGACTACAACGACTGGGTCGACACCCCCCCCAAAGACCGCAGCGGCGCGGCGCTGACCGGCTTTGCCGGTTGGAGCCGCACCGCCGACGTCCAGAAGACGTGGCCAGACGACTACTCGATCCGCAGCGACGGAGGATCCGACAAGGGGATGCGGCTGGTGACAGTGATCGCGACCTCCCCCACGGGACGCAAATCCACACTCAAGGCGTACCGCACCAACGCCGGCGGGTCGCTGCAGCCGCAGGGGGTGCAACAAACGCTGGTCACCTGGGTCGGCGCCTCGCTACAAGCAGCCGGCGGCCCGGCCGTGCAAGGGGGAACCGCCCTGCCCAATCACGCCTCAGACCAATGA
- a CDS encoding sigma-54-dependent transcriptional regulator, with protein MNLSAADRAFLAALSRLAYSNPFTPERIALEAEALGDLYQPQDQFAWSRRGGAAAGERVNVKQLAERAEQVVERLRAAHAGGDRLAPDVLGWYVDAAAYCLYYRHMVPVSDTRLAKVARPTQGAAGALWRDFARDYDHFFGPVGSRLPDMLSPAHLFACLFQIRRAFFAIYDHLLGESRPAAQLRANVWLSIFTHDMRRYRRSLYARMRDLATLVTGPTGAGKELVARAIGLSQYIAFSPERECFTGDGAQAFLPLNLSAMSPTLIESELFGHCRGAFTGATADRVGWFEACPGHGAVFLDEVGELDEQIQVKLLRVLQDRTFNRLGDPRPRVFEGRIIAATNRDLAAQMAHGSFRTDFYYRLCSDRIEAPSLRDHLADRPESFGELVRHIAQRAAGDEADGLADEVQAWADANLPPDYPWPGNIRELEQCVRSVLIRKAYAPPAPRAAPEPDRPAWLDRAHRGELTAAQLLSQYAAAHYARTGSYEQTAAALGLDRRTVRAKVEAAGAG; from the coding sequence ATGAACCTCTCTGCCGCTGACCGCGCGTTCTTGGCCGCCCTGTCCCGGCTGGCGTACTCCAATCCGTTCACGCCGGAGCGGATCGCCCTGGAGGCCGAAGCCCTTGGCGACCTCTACCAGCCGCAGGACCAGTTCGCGTGGAGCCGACGCGGCGGGGCGGCCGCCGGCGAGCGCGTGAACGTTAAGCAGCTCGCCGAGCGGGCCGAGCAGGTCGTTGAGCGGCTCCGCGCCGCGCACGCGGGGGGCGACCGGTTGGCCCCCGACGTGCTCGGCTGGTACGTCGACGCCGCCGCGTACTGCTTGTACTACCGCCACATGGTGCCCGTCTCCGACACCCGGCTCGCCAAGGTGGCGCGCCCCACGCAGGGGGCGGCCGGCGCGTTGTGGCGGGACTTCGCCCGCGACTACGACCACTTCTTTGGCCCCGTGGGGTCGCGGCTGCCGGACATGCTTTCTCCTGCCCATCTGTTTGCGTGCCTGTTCCAGATCCGTCGCGCGTTCTTTGCGATCTACGACCACCTGCTCGGCGAGTCCCGCCCCGCCGCCCAGCTCCGCGCCAACGTGTGGCTCTCCATCTTCACGCACGACATGCGTCGCTACCGCCGCAGCCTGTACGCACGGATGCGCGACCTGGCGACCCTGGTCACCGGGCCCACCGGCGCGGGAAAGGAGTTGGTCGCACGGGCGATTGGCTTGTCGCAGTACATCGCGTTCAGCCCTGAGCGCGAGTGCTTCACCGGCGACGGCGCCCAGGCGTTCCTGCCGCTGAACCTCTCGGCGATGTCGCCGACGCTGATCGAGTCGGAGCTGTTCGGCCACTGCCGCGGCGCGTTCACCGGCGCCACCGCGGACCGCGTCGGTTGGTTCGAGGCCTGTCCCGGGCACGGCGCCGTGTTCCTGGACGAGGTGGGCGAGCTGGACGAACAGATCCAGGTCAAGCTGCTGCGTGTGTTGCAAGACCGCACCTTCAACCGGCTGGGGGACCCGCGGCCCCGCGTGTTCGAGGGGCGGATCATCGCCGCCACCAACCGCGACCTCGCGGCGCAGATGGCCCACGGCTCGTTCCGCACGGACTTCTACTACCGACTCTGCTCCGACAGGATCGAAGCCCCCTCGCTCCGCGACCACCTCGCCGACCGACCCGAGTCGTTCGGCGAGCTGGTACGGCACATCGCCCAGCGGGCCGCGGGGGACGAGGCCGACGGCCTAGCCGACGAGGTCCAGGCGTGGGCCGACGCCAACCTGCCCCCCGACTACCCCTGGCCCGGCAACATCCGCGAGCTCGAACAGTGCGTCCGCAGCGTGCTAATCCGCAAGGCCTACGCCCCCCCCGCGCCGCGTGCGGCGCCCGAGCCAGACCGGCCCGCCTGGCTCGACCGGGCCCACCGCGGCGAGCTGACCGCTGCCCAACTGTTGAGCCAGTACGCGGCCGCCCACTACGCCCGCACCGGCAGCTACGAGCAAACCGCCGCGGCGCTGGGCCTCGACCGCCGCACGGTGCGCGCCAAGGTCGAGGCGGCCGGCGCCGGTTGA